The sequence ATGGCTTTGGGATCGCTCCCTACCGTCGGGACTCTGCTGGCTCAGATGGCTGTGGGAGAAGCGCCCGTTCTGGATGTCAGTGACTTTCGCTATGATCGATTTAAAGCTAAACTATAAGGGGCCAGAATTGCACTGCCCTGTTCTTATCCTAAAGATTCCGGATAAGAGGAATTTACCTCAGGTTTTAATGTATATACTTTTCTAGGCACTTTATATGAAAAAAATGGCGCTCCCCTATCATATGCTTGTTGGGTGTGCATAAACATACTTAGTGTACAAACCTATTTGCTTATTAAAGGGGGATGCCAATGGCTGCAGAAATATACGTCATCTCAGGTTTCTTAGGAGCGGGAAAAACCACCCTGATCCAGAAACTGCTCAAAGAGGCTTTCCGAAATGAGAAGGTCGTCCTCATCGAAAATGATTTCGGTGAGATCAGTGTTGATGCCGCACTGCTCAAATCCAGTGGGGTTGAAGTAAAAGAAATCAATGCCGGGTGCATTTGCTGCAGCCTTTCAGGGGATTTTGTAAAAGCCCTTAAAGAGCTTTTGGATCGCTTCCGCCCTGACAAAATCATGATTGAACCATCCGGCGTCGGTAAACTGTCGGACATTATAAAGGCATGCTCGGATCCCCGCATAAAGCCCTTGGCAACGGTTAAGGGCAAAATTACAGTGGCCGATGTGAAGCGCTGCCAAATGTATCTGGATAACTTCGGTGAGTTTTTTGAAGATCAAATCAAACATGCGGATGTAGTGCTGTTAAGTCGAACCGAGAGGTTTCCTGACAAGGTGGATTCCGCCTCTAAGCTGGTGAGAGAGCTGAATCCACACGCGGCTATCATTGCCAAAGCCTGGAGTCGTATCCCTGCCGCTGAGATCTTGCATCCGGAGCAGGAGCATCATGGGCAGGGGGAGCACTCCCGCTACGGGCAGGGGTGCAGCTGCAGGCATCACGGCGCACAGGTTCACGAGGAGCATTGCCCTTCCGGTCATCACCACCACGAGGGCCATTGTGATGGTAAGCATAATCATGGGGCGGAAGATATCTTTGACACGGTTACCATACGAACCAAGGGGATCTTCAGTATAGAGGATCTGCAGGCCCGGATTGCGAAGATGGAGCAGGGGGCAAAAGGGACCATCCTTCGTGCTAAAGGCATCCTGCGCAGTACAAGGGGATGTGTGAATCTGCAATATCTCCCCGGAGAGTTAAAGATCACAAAATCTGCCGCTAGTGGTGATATGCTGTGCTTTATTGGCCGGAATTTAAACCAACAAGAGTTGGTCAGTCTCTTTGGCGGAGAGTAAGGTTATGGCGATACCCGTTTATGTTGTGACCGGCTTTCTGGACTCCGGTAAAACGACGTTTCTAAATCATCTGCTGAACAGGCGGGACTGGCGGGATGTCAGGATAATAGTCATTCAGTTTGAAACCGGCGAAGAGGAT comes from Desulfosporosinus meridiei DSM 13257 and encodes:
- a CDS encoding CobW family GTP-binding protein, which encodes MAAEIYVISGFLGAGKTTLIQKLLKEAFRNEKVVLIENDFGEISVDAALLKSSGVEVKEINAGCICCSLSGDFVKALKELLDRFRPDKIMIEPSGVGKLSDIIKACSDPRIKPLATVKGKITVADVKRCQMYLDNFGEFFEDQIKHADVVLLSRTERFPDKVDSASKLVRELNPHAAIIAKAWSRIPAAEILHPEQEHHGQGEHSRYGQGCSCRHHGAQVHEEHCPSGHHHHEGHCDGKHNHGAEDIFDTVTIRTKGIFSIEDLQARIAKMEQGAKGTILRAKGILRSTRGCVNLQYLPGELKITKSAASGDMLCFIGRNLNQQELVSLFGGE